In Haloarcula salinisoli, one genomic interval encodes:
- the hflX gene encoding GTPase HflX, translated as MTATHTTDSAVVAKRVDSGEADTTEIHDLARAAGYDVVGEITQTRTEDPAYHLGEGKVTRLANTVAREGARTVIFDNQLGPYQTYNIGNELPTGVTVMDRFRLILEIFGQRAQTRKAQLQVELAELRYELPRAEAKASLAKRDERPGFMGLGEYDESREEDIKKQIANIRDELESIEETERHRRKQRRESGFDLVALAGYTNAGKSTLLRRLAEDLEVDQNEDLHPDLDTTAESEDRLFTTLGTTTRRAAVGKRDVLVTDTVGFIGDLPHWLVESFKSTLDSVYRADLVLLVVDISESVQEIREKLVTSHDTLYERNEAPIVTVLNKTDTVDDEEIERKREALSALAPNPVAVSAAEGLNIEALAERIDLELPDYERERLVLPMTDETMSVVSWIHDHAHVETVDYGDEVVIEFEARPAIVEQSRSKAGDLVGASA; from the coding sequence GTGACGGCGACACACACCACAGACAGCGCAGTCGTGGCCAAACGCGTCGACAGCGGCGAGGCCGACACGACGGAGATTCACGACCTCGCCCGAGCGGCTGGCTACGACGTGGTCGGGGAGATAACACAGACTCGCACCGAGGACCCGGCCTACCACCTCGGGGAGGGGAAGGTGACGCGGCTGGCAAACACCGTCGCCCGCGAGGGGGCACGGACGGTCATCTTCGACAACCAGCTGGGCCCCTATCAGACCTACAACATCGGGAACGAGCTCCCGACGGGCGTGACCGTGATGGACCGGTTCCGGCTCATCCTCGAGATATTCGGCCAGCGCGCCCAGACCCGGAAGGCACAGCTTCAGGTCGAACTCGCCGAGCTGCGCTACGAGCTGCCACGCGCGGAAGCCAAGGCCAGCCTCGCGAAACGCGACGAGCGCCCCGGCTTCATGGGGCTGGGCGAGTACGACGAGTCCCGCGAGGAGGACATCAAAAAGCAGATAGCCAACATCCGGGACGAGCTCGAATCCATCGAGGAGACCGAGCGACACCGGCGCAAACAACGCCGGGAGTCGGGCTTCGACCTCGTGGCGCTTGCTGGCTACACCAACGCCGGGAAATCGACGCTGCTGCGACGCCTCGCCGAGGACCTGGAGGTCGACCAGAACGAGGACCTGCATCCGGACCTCGACACGACCGCCGAGAGCGAGGACCGCCTGTTCACGACGCTCGGAACCACCACTCGTCGTGCCGCGGTCGGCAAGCGGGACGTGCTCGTCACCGATACGGTGGGGTTCATCGGGGACCTCCCCCACTGGCTCGTCGAGTCGTTCAAGTCCACGCTCGACTCGGTGTACCGGGCCGACCTCGTCTTGCTCGTCGTCGACATCTCCGAGTCCGTCCAGGAGATACGCGAGAAGCTGGTGACGAGTCACGATACCCTCTACGAGCGCAACGAGGCCCCTATCGTGACGGTGCTGAACAAGACCGACACGGTCGACGACGAGGAAATCGAGCGGAAACGCGAGGCTCTCTCCGCACTGGCCCCGAACCCGGTCGCAGTCAGCGCCGCCGAGGGGCTGAACATCGAGGCGCTGGCCGAGCGAATCGACCTCGAGCTACCCGATTACGAACGCGAGCGGCTGGTGCTGCCGATGACCGACGAGACGATGAGCGTCGTCTCCTGGATTCACGACCACGCCCACGTCGAGACCGTCGACTACGGCGACGAGGTGGTCATCGAGTTCGAGGCACGGCCCGCCATCGTCGAGCAGTCCCGGTCGAAGGCGGGCGACCTCGTCGGCGCGTCGGCCTGA
- a CDS encoding sodium-dependent transporter — MADRETWATRPGFVLAAIGSAVGLGNLWQFPFKTATNGGAAFVVFYLLAVALIGFPAMLAEFVLGRRTHVNAVDAFERLGHRQWRAVGALAVLTGFWILSYYNVVGGWVLRYVLGSARGAYFGDPAGYFGAVSAGPEAVLAQALFLALVVGIVSLGVEDGIETATKLMVPSILLLMVALAVWVTTLPGAGAGYDFFLSPDLGEMVANAGSIIPFAVGQAFFTLSLGMAIMVTYSSYVGGDDNLVVDGGAIVVTNTLVGVLAGLVVFPILLTIGAEITTESGGAGALFVATAAGFGSVPFGRLFGVVFFGVVLIAALSSAISLLEVTVAYANDNYDVPRTVLAPVIGVGLFVLGLPSAWDTGWLTWFDSVAYQLFLPLSVLATTIFVGWVLGADAVAELREGTGGLGAGGSAWLWTLRVVVVVAVLATLALGINELFLVEDGAFFAPF, encoded by the coding sequence ATGGCAGACCGTGAAACGTGGGCGACCCGTCCCGGCTTTGTACTGGCAGCCATCGGGAGCGCAGTCGGTCTCGGGAACCTCTGGCAGTTCCCGTTCAAGACCGCGACCAACGGCGGAGCGGCGTTCGTCGTCTTCTACCTCCTCGCCGTCGCGCTCATCGGCTTCCCGGCGATGCTCGCGGAGTTCGTGCTGGGGCGACGGACCCACGTCAACGCTGTCGACGCCTTCGAGCGGCTGGGCCACCGGCAGTGGCGGGCCGTGGGCGCGCTGGCCGTGCTCACGGGCTTTTGGATCCTCTCGTACTACAACGTCGTCGGCGGGTGGGTGCTGCGCTACGTTCTGGGGAGCGCCCGGGGCGCGTACTTCGGGGACCCGGCGGGCTACTTCGGCGCGGTGTCGGCGGGGCCGGAGGCGGTGCTCGCCCAGGCGCTCTTCCTGGCACTGGTGGTCGGCATCGTCTCGCTCGGCGTCGAGGACGGCATCGAGACCGCGACGAAGCTGATGGTACCGAGCATCCTCCTCCTGATGGTCGCCCTGGCCGTCTGGGTGACGACCCTGCCCGGCGCCGGTGCGGGCTACGACTTCTTCCTCTCACCGGACCTGGGTGAGATGGTCGCAAACGCCGGGAGCATCATCCCCTTCGCGGTCGGGCAGGCCTTCTTCACGCTCTCGCTGGGGATGGCCATCATGGTGACGTACTCCTCATACGTCGGTGGCGACGACAACCTCGTCGTCGACGGCGGGGCCATCGTCGTGACGAACACGCTCGTCGGCGTGCTGGCCGGACTCGTCGTCTTCCCCATCCTGCTGACCATCGGTGCCGAGATCACGACCGAGAGCGGCGGCGCGGGCGCGCTGTTCGTCGCCACCGCCGCGGGCTTTGGCTCTGTTCCGTTCGGTCGGCTGTTCGGTGTCGTCTTCTTCGGCGTCGTCCTCATCGCGGCGCTGTCCTCGGCCATCAGCCTGCTCGAGGTGACCGTCGCCTACGCCAACGACAACTACGACGTGCCCCGGACGGTGCTCGCGCCGGTCATCGGTGTCGGGCTCTTCGTGCTGGGGCTGCCCTCGGCGTGGGATACGGGATGGCTGACCTGGTTCGACAGCGTGGCCTACCAGCTCTTTCTCCCGCTGTCGGTGCTCGCCACGACGATTTTCGTCGGGTGGGTACTCGGGGCCGACGCCGTCGCCGAGCTGCGCGAGGGGACCGGTGGGCTGGGCGCCGGCGGGTCGGCGTGGCTCTGGACGCTCCGCGTGGTCGTCGTGGTCGCTGTGCTGGCCACGCTGGCACTCGGGATCAACGAACTGTTCCTCGTCGAGGACGGCGCCTTCTTCGCGCCGTTCTGA
- a CDS encoding FUN14 domain-containing protein, giving the protein MAGLALQLDFSLQQIGLELGTGAVIGGIIGFAAKKVAKLIAVIVGLELALFKFLETRGILEVNWQAIGGAAKNTTSSAGAAASQPPGWITSLLSALPVSAGFSGGFLVGFKQG; this is encoded by the coding sequence ATGGCAGGGTTAGCGTTACAGCTGGATTTCAGTCTCCAGCAAATCGGACTGGAACTGGGTACCGGTGCCGTCATCGGTGGTATCATCGGCTTCGCGGCAAAGAAGGTCGCGAAGCTCATCGCGGTCATCGTCGGCCTCGAGCTGGCGCTGTTCAAGTTCCTGGAGACTCGTGGCATCCTCGAAGTGAACTGGCAGGCCATCGGCGGCGCCGCGAAGAACACGACCTCCAGTGCTGGCGCGGCCGCCAGTCAACCGCCGGGCTGGATTACGTCGCTGCTGTCGGCCCTGCCCGTCTCGGCCGGCTTCTCGGGTGGCTTCCTCGTCGGCTTCAAGCAAGGATAA
- a CDS encoding SDR family oxidoreductase codes for MSVSFNFDGEVALVTGVGGALGSSVANAFLEAGATVCGADVVAPDSDDFQLDDPGRIHFHQGDFTDEGEVADTIEAIVEEHGRLDYLLNIAGTWRGGDPIHETDADTFDFLFGVNLKTMFLASKHALPHVQETGGAIVSVSARSSLEGGEGDGLYRATKAGVRILTETIAEENLGTVRANSVMPSVIDTPMNRDMMPDADFDAWVDPEEIAAVMLFLCSDAAGVTSGAAVPVYGEA; via the coding sequence ATGTCCGTCAGCTTCAACTTCGACGGTGAGGTCGCACTGGTCACCGGCGTCGGCGGGGCGCTGGGCAGTTCCGTCGCCAACGCCTTCCTGGAAGCGGGCGCCACGGTCTGTGGCGCCGACGTCGTCGCTCCCGACAGCGACGACTTCCAGCTCGACGACCCCGGCCGCATCCACTTCCACCAGGGCGACTTCACCGACGAGGGAGAGGTCGCCGACACAATCGAGGCCATCGTCGAGGAACACGGCCGGCTGGACTACCTCCTGAACATCGCCGGGACGTGGCGCGGCGGCGACCCCATCCACGAGACCGACGCTGACACCTTCGATTTCCTCTTCGGCGTCAACCTCAAGACGATGTTCCTGGCTTCGAAACACGCGCTCCCGCACGTCCAAGAGACCGGGGGTGCCATCGTCTCCGTCTCCGCTCGCTCCTCGCTGGAGGGCGGCGAAGGAGACGGTCTCTACCGGGCGACCAAAGCCGGCGTTCGCATCCTGACCGAGACCATCGCCGAGGAGAACCTCGGCACGGTGCGAGCAAACAGCGTCATGCCGAGCGTCATCGATACGCCGATGAACCGCGACATGATGCCCGACGCCGACTTCGACGCGTGGGTCGACCCCGAGGAAATCGCCGCCGTCATGCTGTTTCTGTGCTCCGACGCGGCGGGGGTAACTAGTGGCGCCGCCGTGCCGGTCTACGGTGAAGCCTAG
- a CDS encoding acylphosphatase translates to MARKRAHVYVSGRVQGVFFRATTRDNAQEQGVDGWVKNLDDGRVEAVFEGDPAAVDAMVDFCYEGSDMASVSTVEVEEEEPEGIDGFEIAY, encoded by the coding sequence ATGGCACGCAAGCGAGCACACGTGTACGTCTCGGGTCGAGTCCAGGGCGTCTTCTTCCGGGCGACGACGCGGGACAACGCACAGGAGCAGGGCGTCGACGGCTGGGTGAAGAATCTGGACGACGGGCGCGTCGAAGCGGTGTTCGAGGGCGACCCGGCGGCCGTCGACGCGATGGTCGACTTCTGTTACGAGGGCAGCGACATGGCCAGCGTCAGCACAGTCGAGGTCGAGGAGGAGGAGCCCGAGGGGATAGACGGGTTCGAGATAGCGTACTGA
- a CDS encoding NAD(P)H-hydrate dehydratase, protein MLTGSEMAVVDENAAALGVPRRQLMESSGNAVARAVRAHADPGSSVTVVAGRGNNGGDALVAARFLDDHDLRICLLGRPETITTDISRANWDALQSADYPTEQVRDSAGFELGDPDLAVDAMLGTGISGALREPAATAAAAMNDAEATVLSVDVPSGLNCETGALVDNAVEADHVVTFHDTKPGLDELAASVTVADIGIPEAAQRFVERGDLQRLSRDPASHKGDNGEVLVVGGGPYTGAPALAGQAALRAGADLVRVAAPDAVAREIQGYSENLIVRAYDGDRLAPTHVDWLADLAADHDTLVLGPGLGGAETTVDAVGALLERFAGTAVVDADGLQVVPEVETDAELVCTPHQGELVKMGGETSDDWRERADLVEAFAADVGHTLLVKGAYDIVSDGERTRVSRTGNAGMTVGGTGDVLAGVTGALSCVLEPHHAAAVGAYANGAAGDTVVEEYGSGLVATDLPEAIPSVLWG, encoded by the coding sequence ATGCTCACTGGCTCCGAGATGGCCGTCGTCGACGAAAACGCCGCGGCCCTGGGCGTCCCGCGCAGGCAGTTGATGGAATCGTCCGGGAACGCCGTCGCGCGGGCGGTCCGAGCGCACGCGGACCCCGGCAGCTCGGTCACCGTCGTCGCCGGCCGCGGGAACAACGGCGGCGACGCGCTCGTGGCCGCGCGATTTCTGGACGACCACGACCTGAGAATCTGTCTCCTGGGCCGACCCGAGACCATCACTACCGACATCTCGCGGGCGAACTGGGACGCCCTCCAGTCGGCCGACTACCCGACCGAACAGGTCCGCGACAGCGCCGGCTTCGAGCTCGGCGACCCCGACCTCGCTGTCGACGCGATGCTCGGGACCGGTATCAGCGGCGCGCTGCGCGAACCGGCCGCCACCGCCGCCGCGGCGATGAACGACGCCGAGGCCACGGTTCTCTCGGTAGACGTCCCCTCCGGTCTCAACTGCGAGACGGGCGCGCTCGTCGACAACGCCGTCGAAGCCGACCACGTCGTCACGTTCCACGATACGAAGCCGGGGCTGGACGAGCTCGCGGCGTCGGTCACCGTCGCCGACATCGGCATCCCAGAGGCCGCCCAGCGGTTCGTCGAACGGGGCGACCTCCAGCGGCTCTCGCGGGACCCAGCGAGCCACAAGGGCGACAACGGCGAGGTGCTGGTCGTCGGTGGCGGTCCATACACCGGCGCACCGGCACTGGCTGGCCAGGCGGCGCTCCGGGCGGGTGCGGACCTGGTCCGCGTCGCCGCGCCCGACGCCGTCGCCCGCGAGATACAGGGGTACAGCGAGAACCTCATCGTCCGGGCCTACGACGGCGACAGACTCGCGCCGACCCACGTCGACTGGCTGGCCGACCTCGCGGCCGACCACGACACGCTCGTCCTCGGACCGGGACTGGGCGGTGCCGAGACCACCGTCGACGCAGTCGGCGCCCTCCTGGAGCGGTTCGCCGGTACCGCCGTCGTCGACGCCGACGGCCTGCAGGTCGTTCCCGAGGTCGAGACCGACGCCGAGCTGGTCTGTACGCCCCACCAGGGCGAACTCGTGAAGATGGGCGGGGAGACCAGTGACGACTGGCGCGAGCGGGCCGACCTCGTGGAAGCGTTCGCCGCCGATGTCGGCCACACGCTGCTCGTGAAGGGCGCCTACGACATCGTCTCCGACGGCGAGCGGACACGGGTCAGCCGCACCGGCAACGCGGGGATGACCGTCGGCGGGACCGGCGACGTGCTGGCCGGGGTGACTGGTGCGCTTTCCTGCGTGCTCGAACCGCACCACGCCGCGGCTGTCGGGGCGTACGCCAACGGTGCCGCCGGGGACACAGTCGTCGAGGAGTACGGCTCGGGGCTGGTCGCGACGGACCTGCCAGAAGCGATTCCGAGTGTGCTGTGGGGCTGA
- a CDS encoding DNA-3-methyladenine glycosylase family protein yields MERGAIDVASLPGGIDLQATVESGQSYLWDREDGQMYERTAASGGDAGYWTTLRVDGEPEVVRVRQTDGALEWAATFDAADALHTLLGLDDDLPAIRETAPSDAVVEEAFDAYWGMRIVRDPPFPTLISFICSAQMRVGRIHGMQQALRREFGEPVAFDGGTYRAFPTPEALANASEADLRELSLGYRAPYVKRSAELVASGEADPEDARGMAFEDARDHLTQFVGVGDKVADCILLFSLGYLEAVPLDTWIQTTIAEFYPECDRGNYTDTSRAIRETLGGEYAGYTQTYLFHYLRSGGRDL; encoded by the coding sequence ATGGAACGGGGAGCCATCGACGTGGCGTCGCTGCCGGGCGGTATCGACCTGCAGGCGACCGTCGAGAGCGGCCAGTCGTATCTCTGGGACCGCGAGGACGGGCAGATGTACGAGCGGACCGCCGCCAGCGGCGGCGACGCCGGGTACTGGACGACGCTGCGGGTCGACGGCGAGCCCGAGGTCGTCCGGGTGCGCCAGACCGACGGCGCCCTGGAGTGGGCGGCGACGTTCGACGCCGCCGACGCGCTCCACACGCTGCTCGGCCTCGACGACGACCTGCCGGCGATTCGCGAGACGGCCCCGTCTGACGCCGTCGTCGAGGAGGCCTTCGACGCCTACTGGGGGATGCGCATCGTCCGCGACCCGCCCTTCCCGACGCTCATCTCGTTTATCTGCTCGGCCCAGATGCGCGTCGGTCGCATCCACGGGATGCAGCAGGCGCTGCGCCGGGAGTTCGGGGAGCCGGTCGCGTTCGACGGCGGGACGTATCGTGCGTTCCCCACGCCCGAGGCCCTCGCGAACGCCAGCGAGGCCGACCTCCGGGAGTTGAGTCTGGGCTACCGCGCTCCCTACGTCAAGCGCTCGGCGGAGCTGGTCGCCAGCGGCGAGGCCGACCCCGAGGACGCGCGGGGCATGGCCTTCGAGGACGCCCGCGACCACCTCACGCAGTTCGTCGGCGTCGGCGACAAGGTGGCCGACTGCATCCTGCTGTTCTCGCTGGGCTACCTCGAAGCCGTCCCGCTGGATACGTGGATTCAGACGACCATCGCCGAGTTCTACCCAGAGTGTGACCGTGGTAACTACACCGACACTTCACGGGCGATTCGGGAGACGCTGGGCGGCGAGTACGCCGGCTACACGCAGACGTATCTGTTCCACTATCTCCGTTCCGGCGGTCGGGACCTGTAG
- a CDS encoding ribosome assembly factor SBDS, producing MISLDEAVTARLESHGQRFEVLVDPDAALAIKREEFDGDLEDVIAAEDVFEDADRGDRPPENMLEEVFETTEPMDIIPEVIKRGEIQITADQRREMMEQKHKQLVQRITRNAVNPQMDDAPHPPERIESALEETDFRIDPMEPVETQVDDALDALRPVIPIRFDEITVAVQVPADYAGSAQAKIRTFGELEREEWQADGSWVGVLTFPAGMQNDFYDVVNEHTSGEAETRIIKDEDEIGTR from the coding sequence ATGATATCACTGGACGAGGCGGTTACGGCGCGCCTCGAATCCCACGGACAGCGGTTCGAGGTACTGGTCGACCCCGACGCGGCACTGGCCATCAAACGCGAGGAGTTCGACGGCGACCTGGAGGACGTCATCGCCGCCGAGGACGTCTTCGAGGACGCCGACCGCGGCGACCGCCCGCCGGAGAACATGCTCGAAGAGGTGTTCGAGACCACCGAGCCGATGGATATCATCCCCGAAGTCATCAAGCGCGGCGAGATACAGATAACGGCCGACCAGCGCCGCGAGATGATGGAACAGAAGCACAAACAGCTCGTCCAGCGTATCACGCGCAACGCGGTCAACCCCCAGATGGACGACGCGCCCCACCCGCCCGAGCGCATCGAGTCGGCCCTGGAGGAGACTGACTTCCGAATCGACCCGATGGAGCCCGTCGAGACGCAGGTCGACGACGCCCTGGACGCCTTGCGGCCCGTAATTCCGATTCGCTTCGACGAGATAACCGTCGCCGTGCAGGTGCCCGCCGACTACGCCGGCAGCGCGCAGGCCAAAATTCGGACCTTCGGCGAACTGGAACGCGAGGAGTGGCAGGCCGACGGCTCCTGGGTCGGCGTGCTAACCTTCCCTGCGGGGATGCAAAACGACTTCTACGACGTGGTCAACGAGCACACGAGCGGCGAGGCCGAGACGCGAATCATCAAAGACGAAGACGAAATCGGAACGCGGTAA
- a CDS encoding sodium-dependent transporter, whose product MTRATWRTRLGFVLAAVGSAVGLGNIWRFPWLTATNGGAAFLLLYVLVIVLVGVPGLLGEMVIGRRSRRNPVGAFGELGGRPWRVLGGVALFASVVVLSFYSVVGGWILRYTAASATGAYFGAPQQYFAAIDFGVGAAAFHALFLLATVAVVYAGVDRGIELATTVMVPGIVVLFGGLAVWAWTLPGSAGGYEFYLSLDVAYLRANFFDVLVAAAGQALFTLSVGAGAMLTYASYIDEDRSLAADGTIIAVLNTGIGVLAGLVIFPLLFSLGVSPGEGGPGALFVGLAGAFADLPYSRVVGVVFFGVVLLAALSSAISIFEVLVAYLVDEHDITRARATAGVGGLFLLTGSLAALSPGLFALLADTIANLALTAGLLGFLLFVGWVLGPAAIDEYRTGAGTVARMTGRPWYYTVAVVLPLFLAFTLVSGLGGVLGVPVTAPQAAAIAALGVVVAIALVRHRVDTAV is encoded by the coding sequence ATGACACGAGCCACGTGGCGGACCCGGCTCGGGTTCGTCCTCGCTGCCGTCGGCAGTGCCGTCGGTCTCGGCAATATATGGCGGTTTCCCTGGCTGACTGCGACCAACGGGGGCGCCGCGTTCCTGTTGCTGTACGTCCTCGTCATCGTCCTGGTCGGCGTGCCGGGACTGCTCGGCGAGATGGTCATCGGCCGGCGAAGCCGCCGTAACCCGGTCGGTGCCTTCGGGGAGCTGGGTGGCCGCCCCTGGCGCGTCCTCGGCGGCGTTGCGCTGTTTGCGTCCGTGGTCGTCCTCTCGTTTTACTCGGTAGTCGGCGGCTGGATTCTCCGCTACACCGCCGCCAGCGCGACCGGGGCGTACTTCGGAGCGCCCCAGCAGTACTTCGCCGCCATCGATTTCGGTGTCGGCGCCGCCGCCTTTCACGCTCTGTTCCTGCTCGCGACGGTGGCCGTCGTCTACGCTGGCGTCGACCGAGGTATCGAGCTGGCGACGACAGTGATGGTGCCGGGCATCGTCGTCCTGTTTGGCGGCCTCGCCGTCTGGGCCTGGACCCTCCCCGGCAGCGCCGGCGGCTACGAGTTCTACCTCTCGCTCGACGTGGCGTACCTCCGGGCGAACTTCTTCGACGTGCTCGTCGCCGCGGCCGGGCAGGCGCTCTTTACCCTCTCGGTCGGGGCCGGCGCGATGCTTACCTACGCCTCCTACATCGACGAGGACCGCTCGCTGGCCGCCGACGGAACCATCATCGCCGTGTTGAACACGGGCATCGGCGTCCTCGCCGGGCTGGTCATCTTCCCCCTGCTGTTCTCGCTGGGCGTCTCGCCGGGCGAGGGTGGCCCCGGCGCGCTGTTTGTCGGTCTCGCCGGCGCGTTCGCCGACCTGCCGTACAGTCGCGTCGTCGGCGTGGTCTTTTTCGGCGTCGTCCTGCTTGCGGCACTCTCCTCGGCCATCAGCATCTTCGAAGTGCTCGTGGCCTATCTGGTGGACGAACACGACATCACGCGCGCTCGGGCGACGGCCGGCGTCGGGGGGCTCTTTCTCCTCACGGGCAGTCTCGCCGCGCTGTCGCCGGGACTGTTCGCGCTGCTCGCTGACACCATCGCCAACCTCGCGCTGACCGCCGGGTTGCTCGGGTTCCTGCTGTTCGTGGGGTGGGTCCTCGGTCCAGCGGCCATAGACGAGTACCGGACCGGTGCCGGCACCGTCGCACGGATGACGGGGCGACCGTGGTACTACACCGTCGCCGTCGTCCTCCCGCTGTTTCTCGCGTTCACGCTCGTCTCCGGCCTCGGTGGTGTCCTCGGCGTCCCGGTGACGGCACCACAGGCGGCCGCTATCGCGGCCCTCGGCGTGGTCGTGGCCATCGCGCTCGTGCGCCACCGGGTCGACACGGCGGTCTGA
- a CDS encoding DUF7139 domain-containing protein encodes MTDGTDDGRLFEWYRTYIGEPDREVDVYLGFALFFAGIGFGIAAFVIGAIGQLTGAGGESADFIYREAAIATGMLALPATLSSVVVLLPVSKRALYGAATGSAISLVGLGGFVWAYPYSWAVGPGPTYSVQVLFVYGVGLAALLAATGGALVAYHIDRAKPRPGDFTAEDDDAGEEITDEQIEQDIESAMEDVDLTWGGVEKTEGSELKIRTSETEAEMDATGLDVEAERVHRSSVDDQVQGLAMVKGGQKQTDRSTSTVDDQTNKLAELREQKRKEAEQEEDETVLGNLLDRVAALLGRN; translated from the coding sequence ATGACAGACGGCACCGATGACGGACGACTCTTCGAGTGGTATCGAACGTATATTGGCGAGCCGGACCGCGAGGTCGACGTCTATCTCGGGTTCGCGCTGTTCTTCGCGGGAATCGGGTTCGGTATCGCCGCGTTCGTCATCGGCGCCATCGGCCAGTTGACGGGAGCAGGCGGCGAGTCGGCGGACTTCATCTATCGGGAGGCGGCCATCGCGACGGGGATGCTCGCCCTGCCCGCGACGCTGTCGAGCGTCGTCGTACTCCTGCCCGTCAGCAAGCGCGCGCTCTACGGTGCGGCCACCGGCTCAGCTATCTCGCTTGTCGGCCTGGGCGGGTTCGTCTGGGCGTACCCGTACAGCTGGGCGGTCGGACCAGGCCCGACCTACAGCGTCCAGGTCCTGTTCGTCTACGGCGTCGGTCTGGCCGCCCTGCTGGCGGCCACCGGCGGCGCGCTGGTCGCCTACCACATCGACCGGGCGAAACCCCGACCCGGTGACTTCACCGCCGAGGACGACGACGCGGGCGAGGAGATCACGGACGAGCAAATCGAGCAGGACATCGAGTCCGCGATGGAAGACGTCGACCTCACGTGGGGCGGCGTCGAGAAGACTGAAGGAAGCGAGCTGAAGATTCGGACCAGCGAGACCGAGGCGGAGATGGACGCGACTGGGCTGGACGTCGAGGCCGAACGCGTCCACCGCAGCAGCGTCGACGACCAGGTTCAGGGCCTGGCGATGGTCAAGGGCGGCCAGAAGCAGACCGACCGCTCGACGTCGACGGTCGACGACCAGACTAACAAGCTGGCCGAACTCCGCGAGCAGAAACGGAAAGAAGCCGAGCAGGAGGAGGACGAAACCGTTCTGGGCAACCTGCTGGACCGCGTTGCGGCGCTTCTCGGTCGGAACTGA